The genomic segment AGTCAGAGAGGATTGAACCTATTCTTTCGGGTCATGATTGGGTTATGAAGACCCTTAATGTTCCAAAAGATTGTTATGACATGTTTAGGATGAGTAGACCTCTTTTTGATAGATTGCATAACTTGTTGGTGTCAACTTATGGTTTGAAGTCAAGTAGCAAGATGAGTTCTATTGAAGCTTTAGGCATATTTTTATGGACTGTTGGGGCTCCTCAGTCATTTACTCAAGTGAAGAACCGATTTGCAAGGTCAAAAGAAACAATTAGTAGGAAATTCAATGAAGTGTTAGAAAGTATTTACCTACTCTCAGCAGATATTGTCAAACCTAGAGATCCAAACTTCTCGACGATTCATCCAAGACTTCTAAGTTCTCGGTTTGCGCCTCATTTCAATAATTGCATAGGTGCAATAGATGGAACTCATATACCAGTTGTTGTGCCTTCTGCAAAAGTGGTTCAACATGTGGGTCGGCATGGATATTCTACTCAAAATGTGTTGGCGATATGCGACTTTGACATGAGGTTCACTTTTGTTGTTGCGGGATGGCCGGGATCGGTACATGATATGAGGGTGTTCAATGATGCTTTACATAAATATGCTGCTCAATTCCCACATCCTCCACATGGTATAGTAATATTTTATCTAGTTAACATTTCACTAGAATACGAAATTAAGCTATGTCTCATGGTGTGTTGTTTTGGTTTTAGGAAAATTTTACCTAGTTGACTCTGTATATCCGAACCGACCTGGTTTCCTTGCTCCATACAAAGGGACCAAATATCACTTACCAGAGTTTCGGAATGGTCCACGTCCAAGTGGCAAGAAGGAGGTATTCAACCACTTGCATTCATCTCTTCGTAATGTGATTGAACGCTCATTTGGTgtgttgaagatgaagtggagaatTTTATTGGACTTGCCAAGTTATCCTATGCGCAAGCAAACTAAaataatacatgcatgcatgactctTCATAACTTCATTCGAGATAGTGCTTTGGGTGATGAAGAGTTTGACCGGTGTGATCGAGATGAACACTACATGCCGATGCCTTCATCTCAGGGGAGTGCAAGTCAATTGGGAGATGAAGAGGGAGGCATGAATGCCTTTCGTGATAATATTGCTAATGCTTTATTTGCTAGGAGAGAGTAATGTGTTTGTGAGAGCATATGTGTAAGGATAAAATTTAACGGATGCATGAAtggtttattttttaacatttaTACACACATATTAACTTGTTTCCACTTCAATATGCTATGATGTGAGGTattgaaaaattaattttatatcTTACAAAGGTTCTGCTAATCCAATTGCATATTTATTGtgtcacaaaagaaaaaataattcaCTAAAAAAAGTTGAGGGCATTGCAGACTTTACACATTAAAAAACAATAGTCCAGACTCTAATAATCCAGATTGCCAAACAGCTTACAACTTATTTACCTACAGCTTATCATAATCCAGCTTATTATAATCCACTATCTATAAGCTGCTTATTATAATcttaagctgaaacaaacaggccctaaggcATATACTGAGTCTGCATTGGACTGAGTTTTTCTTTATTTGACACAATGACATGATTAAACATCCTAACAAATCCTCCCCTAATCATGGCATGCTCACATCCACCATGCCCAATTTTTGTTGCAGCTCTGTGAACTTCACCCATCAAAGGGATTTTGTCAGAATATTAGCTACCTGTTCCTCCGTTCGAACATGATCGATGTTCATTCTTTCTTCACTAACACACTCGCGGATGAAATGGAATCGtgtgtcaatgtgtttgctaCGCCCATGATGTACTGGATTCTTGCACAGCTCCAGAGCTGATTTGTTATCCACAAATAACTGAAACTTCCTTGGATCGGCTCCTGTCAGCTCTCCAATCAACCTGCTAAGCCATATTCCTTGACATGCTGTTGTGGCTACTGCTATATATTCCGCTTCACATGAAGAAAGGGCAACaactttttgtttttgtgaAGCCCAGGTAATTAGACTTTCACTGAGGAAAAATACCATTCCAGAAGTACTCCTTCTATCAACAGCATCTCCAGCAAAATCACTATCTGAATATCCAATCAGTTCTATCTCTGTCCTTCCAGTATATTTGTAGCAACAACCAAAACTCAATGTACCACTCACATACCTGAGCAGATGCCTCACAGCTACCATGTGCTGCATTGTTGGAGACTCCATGAACCGACTGACCAACCCAACAGCGAAAGCTATGTCAGCCCTGGTATTTACCAATTTTCTTAAGCTCCCCACAATGCTTCTATACTCAGTGGTGTCCACTGCAGTTCCTCCTTCATCCTTGGACAGCTTGAGCTTGTTTTCCATCGGTGTTGCACATGGGTTGCATCCTACCAAACCGGCCAATTCCACGAGCTTGCGTGCACAACTTCTTTGACACAGGGTGATCCTTTTGAGTTCCTGCTTCACTTCATCCCAAGATAGTAAGCCAACAATCCAAGATCACTCATTTTGAAGATATTCCTCATCTGCTGCTTGAATTCTTCGATGGTGTCAGTTGCAATGCCGGTGATGATGAGATCATCCACATACACTCCTACCAACAGCAATTGATCCCCATGTGCTCTTCTATACACCGCATGCTCCAGTGGACTACGCTTGAAGCCGAGCTGGTGCAGTGAGTTGTCGAGTTTTGCATTCCACGCACGTGACGCCTGCCTCAATCCATACAGCGTCTTGTGCAAGCGGTACACCATGTGCTCGCGGTTGGGGTCGATGAAGCTGGGAACTTGCTGAACATATACCTCCTCCATGAGATCGCCGTTGAGGAAGGTCGACTTCACGTCCATGTGATGGACTTCCCAGTCGGCGTGCGCTGCCAGCGCGATCAGCACACGGACAGTTTCCATGCGAGCCACCGGCGTGAACACCTCGTCGAAGTCAACTCCTTGCCTCTGGGCAAATCCTTTAGAGACCAAACGTGCCTTGTACTTCACCACTTGCCCCCAGGGATTCTTCTTGAGCTTAAATACCCATTTGAGTCCAATCGCTCGGTGTCCTGCTAGGAGGCATACAAGTTCCCAGGTCTTGTTTTCCTCAATGGCGTGCAGTTCATCCTCCATGGCTCTTTGCCAGCTTTCTTGCATGAGGGCCTGATCCACATCCGCCGATTCTTCAGCCGCGAACATGCACATGCTAGTGAACTCCAGCTCGCGCGCCTCTGGAGCGTCGATGATGTTTTGAATGGTGCGGAACCTGAGTGGCACTCCTTCAGTGTCGAGTGTCTACCCCAATGGCGACGTTGCCCATTCAACTTCTGTGATCGGACCTTACAGTGTGCGATCAGAGCCTCCCACTGGTGCTTCAGTCGTGCGTACCTCCGATTCCTCTGTGCCCCGGAATCCCTCCAAGACACGGCCTTCTCCCGTAGAGGCAGTGCTTGCATCATATATGGTAGAGTGCTTGATGACGAATGTGTCAGGGTAGTGTTCGACGGATCTTGCCGCTTGAGTTACCGCCTAATCCCACGGCCTGTCCTCTTCAAAAATCTCATCTTGCATGATGTAAAGCTTCTTCTCCTTTGGATCATAGACCTTGTATGCCTTGCTCCCGTCTTCATAACCGACGAACACCATTGGCGCTGATTGATCCGAGAGCTTGGAGATACCGGGGCCGACCTTCTTTACATGGGCAACGCAACCAAACGTCCTGAAATAGGACACGTTTGGTCACTGCCCATACCAAGCTTCATACGGTGTCTTCTCCTTTAGACTTCTCGTTGGTGAGCGGTTCAGGATATGCACCGCAGTCTTTACAGCCTCCGCCCAGAACACGGTCGGCACCGCCATGCTTTTGAGCAGCGCACGGGCCATCTCAACGACGGTCATATTCCGCCGCTCGACAACTCCATTTTGCTGCGGTGAGTACGGCGCCGTCGTGTACCTCCGAATGCCTTGTTCACCACACCATGTGCCGAACTCCAATTAGTTCAATTCTCCAACTCGATCGGTTCTGAATGCCTTTAGCTTCACCTCCCGATCGGTTTCTGCAAGTACTATGATCTTGCGAAAATACTTGAAGGCTTCATCTTTAGTCTGCAGTATTTCGGCCCACATGTACCTGCTGCAATTGTCGATGATCAGCATGAAATACTTACTACCGCACGGGGTCACCGGAGAAATCGGCCTGCACAGGTCGCCGTGCACGAGCTCTAGTAGACGTTCTTTGCGGTAGGCCAATGCTTGCGGGAACGGGCTTTTGTGTTGTTTGGAAAGTGTGGAGTCGTCGCAAACCTACTCGAGCCGGTTGATAAGAGGCATGCCATTGACCATCTTCTTCGTGGTGAGATCATGCATTGCTCGAAAGTGGAGGTGGCTGAAACGTGCATGCCATCGCCATGCGACATCGTTGGCTTTCGCGAGCAAGCACACGGGTTTGGCGATGTTCAGCTTGAGGACATACAGGAGATTGCTTGATCGCCTGACTTGCATCAGCAGTAGGCGCGCCATGTCGAAGATGGTGAGCACGCCATCCTCGATGACCACCTTGCAGTCATTCTCGTCGAGCTGACCCAAGATCACGATGTTGCTGCGCAGGCGAGGGATGAAATACACATCTGTAAGCACACGGTGTTCAGCATTCTTACAGTTGAACAAGACGACACCTCGCCGTTTGATTTCCACTAGCATTCCGTCACCAAACTTGATTGTGCCCTTCACAAATTCGTCAAGCGACGTGATCATGGCATGATTTCCCATCATGTGGTTACTGGCGCCGGTGTCCAGGTACCACGAGTCGGGGCTGCCGTCGCGTGGAATCACCTTCTCTTCGTTGAGGAAGACATGCTCCGTCACAGCAACAATGTTCTAGACATGCACGACCATGAGGAGCGCGGGCTGATCATCCTGCACCTCAGCCAGATTTACCTCCTCCTTGCGCTCGCATCGTTGCTTGCTGCGACAGTCGCGTGCCCAGTGCCCATATTTCCCGTAGTTGTGACACTTGTCATGCGAGAGATCTCGCACACCGCCCTTCTTGTCATGCGAGCCCTCGCTTCTGCGCATCGACGAATTGCCACCGTGCCACTGTCCACAACCCGATCTAGAGCCACCAGAGGTCTCCTCTCTGGCTTGGCGCTGCTTCTGGTGCGCCTGCCACTCCTCCTCAGTAAGCAATAGTTTGCTTCCGGTGTTAGAGCCTGTCGCACCATCGGCGCCATGTCGCTCCTCTACTGCTTTGAACCGGCCCGCCAGTTCCTCCACAAATAGCGTTTCCAGATTGAGTAAGGTTTTGATCGAGAGCGCGATTTGGGAGAACTTCAGTGGGACAGCCTGCGGGAAGCGTCGCACAACCATCTCGTCATCATGCGGGTCACCCAAGGTCGTCAATTGGTTCGCCAGACCAGTGATCCTCATCATGAAGTCATCTACGGTCTCCCCGTCACGAAACATGAGAGCGTCAAACTCCCGGTGTAGCGTATGTGCCTTCGCCCTGTGGACACGATCAACACCAACATACATGGTCTTGATCGCCTCCCAGGCCAGCGTTGCACTGCTCTTCCCGATTAGATTTCCCACCATCTCTGGTGGAATGGCTCGAAGGATGGCCTCCAGGGCCAACCGGTCTTCATGAAAGTCAATCGTGCTGAAGTTCACCGCCTCCCATAGACCACGAGCCTGAAGCATTACCTTCATGAGCGCTGCCCAGTTGGTGTAGTTTGTACGCGTGAGGGTGGGGTAGTTCGCCGTTCCTCCGATCTCCTGGACCACATTGTGTACCACCAGGCCAgtcaccgccgcctccgcggCCTTCGCCGGCAGAAAACCTGGGACGAGTGGATGACGGTGATACTGAACGCGCTCCCCTCAGCAATGCTAATCAAACTGGCCTGGCTCTAATGCCACTTGACATTGCCAATGTGGATTCACTCTCCTCACCGATCTAAAGAACACCTCACAGCACTTGCTCTGAAGCTGGTTCAGACGAAGCACTCAGCGCTTAAATCTGACGAAAATTCGACAACAGAAGACAGCTACAGCAAGACTAAATGTGAGACTTTGAACACAAGCAAATTTTTGTGCTGCTATC from the Phragmites australis chromosome 19, lpPhrAust1.1, whole genome shotgun sequence genome contains:
- the LOC133900163 gene encoding secreted RxLR effector protein 161-like, whose product is MENKLKLSKDEGGTAVDTTEYRSIVGSLRKLVNTRADIAFAVGLVSRFMESPTMQHMVAVRHLLRYVSGTLSFGCCYKYTGRTEIELIGYSDSDFAGDAVDRRSTSGMVFFLSESLITWASQKQKVVALSSCEAEYIAVATTACQGIWLSRLIGELTGADPRKFQLFVDNKSALELCKNPVHHGRSKHIDTRFHFIRECVSEERMNIDHVRTEEQVANILTKSL